The genome window AATTTGTTCAACGCAGCCAAAACCAGCGCTATTTTTTTCACCCCAGCCACATTCGTAACCGATCTTTATTAATTCCGGATCAGCTTCAATGCTGAAAGGAGCCTCTATAGCTTTTATTTTAATTTTATTTTTAAACTCCATTAACTTTGTAATGTTACCCATTCGTTTTGTGATGTAATTAATATCGAAATTAAAGTTAAAGGGGTAATTTGAATTTTGATATTTGGTATTATTAATCGTTTCGTATTTGTTAATCAGGTTTTTTTTAAGATTATCAATAAAATGATTTCTTTCTTCCGGAATCATATAATTTAAAAAATGCTGTTTCCGTTTTCCATTTTCGTCGATTTTTATTGTTGTAACAGTTATTGGAGAGAGACAAATAAATTTTTCACGATTACTGAAGATCGGTTCCGGTTGTATGTCTACATTGACTATAGTAAAAACACATTTTTGCCCATTTAACATTAATTTAATTTTTTGACTGGAAAAACCGCCTAATATTAAATGTTTGAGACTTTCATCCATTGAAGAACAGTAGTGTCCGGTTAGGTTTTTGCATGTTATATGGGATAAAAAAATTAGAAAAATGTTCATTTTTTACTTGACAAACCAAATAAAAATTTTTTATCGTTTTGTTATAAAATATAATTATAACAAGGAGTTAAGACAAAAATGGACATATTCAATATCCCAAAAAAGAATTTTAATCCCCAATCTCATGCTCGATTTCTCAAACCTTTGCAAAAGATTTTTCCTGACACGCCACAGCTTAAATCCCGAGGTCACAGGCCATTGAAAATGACTTTTGAAGATCAGCTTCACGCACTGATATTTTTCCATCTACAAGAACATGAATCAGCTCGTGATCTTATTCAACACCTTAAAGAAGACGATTTTGCCAAAGAATGTGTCGCTCCAGATGGAGGGATCAGTCGTAGCAGTTTTTCCGAAATTATCAATTCTCGAGGGCTTGAACAGCTTGAATATGTTTTTCAAGCTCTTTGCAGCCAGGCACAAAATGCTTTACCATCAAATTATTCAGATCTCGGTGAACTCGTTTCCATTGATGGATCTTTAATTGATGCAGTTCTGTCCATGTACTGGGCTGATTACAGAAAAGGCGCTAAAAAAGCAAAAGGCCATTTCGGCTTTGATGTCAATCGCAAGATTCCTATAAAAATTCATCTGACAAATGGAAATGGCGCTGAACGCCCCTTTGTCAGGTCTATCCTTACAAAAGGCCAAACAGGAATCATGGATCGGGGGTATCAATCACATAAGGATTTTGATCTTCTTCAGGATGAAAAAAAACATTTTGTTTGCCGCATCAAAGCGAAAACAACAAGAACTATTATCAAAGAGCAGCCTGTTGATCCCGACAGCTATATTTTTTATGATGCTGTGGTTCTTCTTGGCACTCCTGGGGTAAACCAGACCAGAAAGCCGGTTCGACTGGTTGGTTATAAAATTGCCGGTGTCAAATATTTTGTGGCAACTGATCGTTATGATCTTACAGCCGAGCAGGTTGCAACCGTTTATAAGCTTAGATGGGATATCGAAACTTTTTTCAAATGGTGGAAGAAACATTTAAAAGTGTACCACTTGATTGCTCACAGTAGATATGGCCTGATGGTTCAAATCCTTGCGGGGTTAATAACCTACCTGCTTATGGCCATATACTGCCATGAACAGTTTAATGAACCTGTATCAATAAAGAGGATTCGTCAGCTTAGAAATACCATCCAGAACGAATTACGTACTGACGAAAAAAACGTATGGTCTAATAATCTGATTATCAAAGAGCAAATGCTATATGCAAAAACTTAACCGGACACTACTGATTGAAGAAGTAAATACGAACTGAATCTTTTTCACATTATAAAAACCTTCTCTATCTCTTTTTTTTGGAAAAAATTTAAGTTTTGAGAAGCTGAAAAATTTGAATTTTTTATTAATTCCATCTTTTACATAGCCATTATCATGTAAAAAATCTGAATATTCAGCCGAAGACTCATTCATTAAAGAGTATATAGCTGAATGTAACGCATACTGATAATTGTATGGAAAAAAAGATGGTTGTTCGCTTATTGCAGTTATTATAATACGCAAAATATATCCCCGTAATAAATCATGTATTTAATATTTTAAATTCAAAACTAATCATTCAATTGATTTTCATAATCAAAGGTATTTATTTTGTTTGTAATATTTTGTTCTGCTAATTCTAAGGCGTCAGCTTTTTCTGACTTTGTGAGGACATAGCCTCCTGCAGTGAGAGTGATAAAGATATCAACCCCGTCAAAATTTTCTTCTATTACAGGGACAGCTCTGTTTTCATGCTCTTCACTTAATTTCCCCCGGATACTGCTTGCAATTTTATTAGCATTATCACTTACTGCAACCGCAAGAGTTTCCATGAGGCTGAATGTTCTGGATTGATTTGAGGTAATCTGCCAGTTAATAATTGCTTTGGCAATTGCAGGGATAAGTTTTTCTCTTGCTTTTGGCGGTGCCACCAGGCAATCTCCGAAGATGTTCCTTGCTTCAATCCAACCATTCCCTCTTAATTTATCTTCAGTAACCTGGTTTATTTCCGGCTCATAAATATTTAGACTGACACAAAACAATCGCCTTAAATCAATTGCAATATCCTGGACGAATAAACCAGTAACCGTTCTGTGGTCTGGTATAAATTTGCGTACCAGGCTCCTATCTTTACCTTCAAGCAGAGTTCTTATATCATCTTCAGAAAGATGATCTCCTTTAGGGCCTCTTACGATAACTTTATTATTTGATCGCCCACTTCTATCAAAAGTAATGTCCTCTTTATTTACACCTGCAAGTAATGGATGCAGCGCTCTCATGGCAGATATGGAAAAAGGACTTCTTCGTTTTATAGTTTTTTCTTTTCCACCTTTTATGGCTTTCATCCAGCCGCCAAGCAACTGGTCAAAATGAGAAGGATCACATGTGCCGAAAACCTCGCCTTCTGTGATCTCTTTTTTGGTAGTCACGTCAGACAGAAATGTTACAGGGGCCGGAATCTCATTTAATTCTGTTGATAGTCTATCAATAATTGAGCGTTTTATCTGTTGCCCGCTGGAGTAAGGGACTAACCTGTTAAATTGAGGATCAAAATAGGTTTTCTGCCCATTTGCAACACAAAAAACAGTATGCTCTGCCCTTTTTAAAGTTCTAATATAAATAGTATGCATATTTTCTCCTTAACTCATAGTTAAATATTTCTTTCTTCATAAGCGTAATCAAATCTGAGAAGAACAACAAAATATCCAAAATCCTCCGATGTCATAAGGTGAACCCTGTTTTTCAGTTCTTTAAATGCCTCCAGGTGCTCTTGTTGGATATTCTTCACAATTTCCGCCAAGGCATCTATAAAGTTCTTCTTGGATTTTGCAATAAGCAATTCTTTTGCAATAAGATTTTTGGCGACAGTCGTTGTAGTGTTTGCCCTATATGAATGTAGAGCAATTGCAATCTCTTTTGTATAATCAATCATTTCTTCTTTATTTTTTGTAATCATAGCAACCAACCATGTTTTATAGGTTCTAAATAAAATAACTTTCCCCTTATCCTTTAAAAATGCTTTTTCTTCTCTGATTTTATATGCATTTTCATCTTCCCTCCTTTTTTGCGTAACCTTTGTTTTTTTGAAGTCAGGTTTTTTCCCTTCTGCAAAATATTGTTTTAAGCCTTTTGGCTGTAATGCATGGAGTCCTATTACTCCTAATTCACAAGCCCTTTTTATATGAGTGCCATATATATCCTCATATGCGGCACTATCCCTCATTGCATTGTTTTCTCCAAAAAGAAGCTTATAAAAGTGTTTAATTGTTTGTGCCTGCTTAAAATGAAATGGTATAAAACCGAAAGTTTTATTTGTTTGTCCTAAGCTGTAAACATACCCTATTAATGTTTGATCTGAGAATTGTTTGGAAATATTGAAAAATAGTTTACTCCATTTAATAGTTTCAATTATAATATCTCCATTTTTTTCTCGTTTAAAAAATTGTAAATTATCTAAATTTATCAGTAGTGTCCGGTTAAGTTTTTGCATATAGCATTTGCTCTTTGATAATCAGATTATTAGACCATACGTTTTTTTCGTCAGTACGTAATTCGTTCTGGATGGTATTTCTAAGCTGACGAATCCTCTTTATTGATACAGGTTCATTAAACTGTTCATGGCAGTATATGGCCATAAGCAGGTAGGTTATTAACCCCGCAAGGATTTGAACCATCAGGCCATATCTACTGTGAGCAATCAAGTGGTACACTTTTAAATGTTTCTTCCACCATTTGAAAAAAGTTTCGATATCCCATCTAAGCTTATAAACGGTTGCAACCTGCTCGGCTGTAAGATCATAACGATCAGTTGCCACAAAATATTTGACACCGGCAATTTTATAACCAACCAGTC of Desulfosarcina sp. BuS5 contains these proteins:
- the cas6 gene encoding CRISPR-associated endoribonuclease Cas6 yields the protein MDESLKHLILGGFSSQKIKLMLNGQKCVFTIVNVDIQPEPIFSNREKFICLSPITVTTIKIDENGKRKQHFLNYMIPEERNHFIDNLKKNLINKYETINNTKYQNSNYPFNFNFDINYITKRMGNITKLMEFKNKIKIKAIEAPFSIEADPELIKIGYECGWGEKNSAGFGCVEQI
- a CDS encoding IS4 family transposase; this translates as MDIFNIPKKNFNPQSHARFLKPLQKIFPDTPQLKSRGHRPLKMTFEDQLHALIFFHLQEHESARDLIQHLKEDDFAKECVAPDGGISRSSFSEIINSRGLEQLEYVFQALCSQAQNALPSNYSDLGELVSIDGSLIDAVLSMYWADYRKGAKKAKGHFGFDVNRKIPIKIHLTNGNGAERPFVRSILTKGQTGIMDRGYQSHKDFDLLQDEKKHFVCRIKAKTTRTIIKEQPVDPDSYIFYDAVVLLGTPGVNQTRKPVRLVGYKIAGVKYFVATDRYDLTAEQVATVYKLRWDIETFFKWWKKHLKVYHLIAHSRYGLMVQILAGLITYLLMAIYCHEQFNEPVSIKRIRQLRNTIQNELRTDEKNVWSNNLIIKEQMLYAKT